The following coding sequences lie in one Steroidobacter denitrificans genomic window:
- a CDS encoding MarR family winged helix-turn-helix transcriptional regulator, with translation MNTEDFLTFRVTRLSNAMRTNLTKPYLAQFGLSLPEWRLLALVARFSPLRFSEATLRSGMDKGQVSRTLRVMAERGLTKMKTIRPAGSRAREALAAPVMVSVTAKGQALYKSVLPVARKRQAEILLTLSESERKAFYSILDKLFAVAGGDTEDEVE, from the coding sequence TTGAATACCGAGGATTTCCTGACGTTCCGCGTGACGCGCTTGTCGAATGCGATGCGCACGAACTTGACCAAACCCTATCTGGCTCAATTCGGACTGAGTTTGCCGGAGTGGCGCCTGCTGGCGCTGGTGGCGCGCTTTTCGCCGCTGCGCTTTTCCGAAGCTACGCTGCGCAGCGGCATGGATAAAGGTCAGGTGAGCCGCACCTTGCGTGTCATGGCGGAACGGGGTCTGACCAAGATGAAGACCATCCGTCCGGCGGGCTCACGCGCTCGCGAGGCGCTGGCGGCCCCGGTCATGGTCTCTGTCACCGCCAAGGGTCAGGCGTTGTACAAGTCCGTGCTGCCCGTCGCCCGTAAGCGACAGGCGGAAATACTGTTGACGCTGAGTGAAAGCGAGCGCAAGGCCTTCTACTCGATACTCGACAAGCTGTTCGCAGTCGCGGGCGGCGACACCGAAGACGAAGTCGAGTGA
- the metK gene encoding methionine adenosyltransferase translates to MSSSYLFTSESVSEGHPDKVSDQISDAILDAILAQDKHSRVAAETLCNTGLVILAGEITSNAAVDYQSIARETIRRIGYDNTDFGIDYKGCAVLVAYDKQSPDIAQGVDEGRGLDLDQGAGDQGLMFGYACDETPELMPLPIYLAHRLVERQAQLRHSGALSWLRPDAKSQVTVRYVDGRPKEIDTVVLSTQHHPDVDHATLSQAVIEEIIKPVLPQEMIGKKINYLVNPTGRFVIGGPQGDCGLTGRKIIVDTYGGAAPHGGGAFSGKDPSKVDRSAAYAARYVAKNIVASGLAAKAQVQVSYAIGVARPTSIMVTTFGTGKIADEQLEELVTKHFDLRPKGIVQMLDLLRPIYEKTAAYGHFGRSEPGFTWEKTDKAEALALDAGVKRAVNG, encoded by the coding sequence ATGAGCAGCAGTTATCTATTCACATCCGAGTCGGTTTCCGAAGGGCATCCGGACAAGGTATCGGATCAGATCTCGGATGCGATCCTGGATGCGATCCTGGCGCAGGACAAGCATTCGCGCGTGGCGGCGGAAACGCTGTGCAATACGGGACTGGTCATCCTTGCCGGGGAGATCACCTCGAACGCCGCGGTCGACTATCAGTCGATCGCTCGCGAAACCATTCGCCGCATCGGCTATGACAACACCGATTTCGGTATCGACTATAAGGGCTGCGCCGTACTGGTGGCCTATGACAAGCAGTCGCCGGACATTGCCCAGGGCGTCGACGAAGGGCGGGGACTCGATCTCGATCAGGGCGCAGGCGATCAGGGCCTGATGTTCGGTTATGCCTGCGATGAAACGCCGGAACTGATGCCCCTGCCTATCTATCTGGCGCATCGCCTGGTGGAGCGCCAGGCGCAGTTGCGCCACTCCGGGGCGCTGTCATGGCTGCGTCCCGATGCAAAATCGCAGGTCACGGTCAGGTATGTCGATGGACGTCCCAAGGAGATCGATACCGTCGTCCTGTCCACCCAGCACCACCCGGATGTGGACCACGCTACGTTGTCCCAGGCCGTGATCGAGGAAATCATCAAGCCGGTCCTGCCGCAGGAAATGATCGGTAAAAAGATCAATTATCTGGTCAATCCCACGGGTCGCTTCGTCATCGGCGGGCCGCAGGGTGATTGCGGGCTGACCGGACGCAAGATCATCGTGGATACCTATGGCGGTGCTGCGCCGCATGGCGGCGGTGCGTTTTCCGGCAAGGATCCTTCGAAAGTGGACCGTTCGGCAGCCTATGCCGCTCGTTACGTCGCCAAGAACATCGTGGCGTCCGGGCTGGCGGCGAAGGCTCAGGTGCAGGTGTCGTATGCCATCGGCGTCGCTCGGCCCACCAGTATCATGGTCACCACGTTCGGCACCGGCAAGATTGCCGATGAACAACTCGAGGAACTGGTCACCAAGCATTTCGATCTGCGTCCGAAAGGCATCGTGCAGATGTTGGATCTGCTACGGCCCATTTACGAAAAAACGGCTGCTTATGGGCATTTCGGCCGCTCGGAACCGGGGTTCACCTGGGAAAAGACCGACAAGGCCGAAGCACTGGCGCTCGATGCAGGAGTCAAACGAGCGGTAAACGGCTAA
- a CDS encoding serine/threonine-protein kinase, protein MNTDPSARLADKRWARLEELFSQAIELPPVQRAAFITRETAEDAALRRELLELLECDSGKSTGPLTNALGAAIDATARDRRKAYIGRIIGNYKLVSVLGQGGTGTVYLGERADRQYSAQVAVKIVDSATIGDLGMRFRAERQILASLNHANISRLLDAGETPEGQPYLVMEYVHGEPVDRYCDTRQQDLRGRLKLFLEICGAVQYAHQNLIVHRDLKPANILVTPEGSPKLLDFGIAKLLDAGDAPTVLALTRMNDRLLTPEYASPEQILGRNVTTASDVYALGVVLYELLTGLRPYIVPASASQLELERTICIADPTRPSAMIGRAIDHPAGDKPVDIRAIAAARGTTPEKLQKRLQGDLDAIALRALRKEPQHRYSSVEQLAADVRRYLLREPVSARQGNWLYYSQRFVRRHTYGVAAGTLFVALIISFAVAMSVQTRRIAAERDRAELESERAEKVSDFMLTVFSAADPFTHEGREITARELLERSGQQVREDLGQHPEVRARLLESIGRAYRRRGDTDKAISFLEDAVHIRKQMTDNDGSAIIAAMAELAVALRQVGDVEGSDKILRDALQQARSEGLERTPSYAKLLVNRGRLELDASNLPAARRYFEESLDLYREVLGPRDMEVAVVLLELSRLYQWSEDLQSAERAARDAVAIFSVTVAPLHPDRVLAKARLGEVLYLQGRINDASALFVDSLKDQITLFGENSRPVADVRDSLSRILRAQGRIEEAEKYAHAALDSSIAAMGTEHTDTAYYRTALAALLTQLGDYTQAETQLRAALDTFSKLLPPDHQYVASAEHLLGEVLLMTHRLTDAEAMFTASMNRWKRTEAPAWRSARAANGLGEVLYRQGRIIEAERYLTESYSVLAIDENADRDARTVARERMTRFYTDRGQREKLQELILATSRGVTDGSPPAAARN, encoded by the coding sequence ATGAATACCGATCCATCAGCGAGGCTCGCCGACAAGCGTTGGGCTCGCCTTGAGGAACTGTTTTCACAGGCTATCGAACTGCCACCGGTACAACGCGCTGCCTTCATCACTCGAGAAACCGCCGAGGATGCCGCACTTCGCCGGGAACTCCTGGAACTGCTCGAATGTGATTCCGGCAAGTCAACCGGTCCCCTGACGAATGCGCTCGGTGCCGCAATCGATGCCACCGCGCGCGATCGACGCAAAGCGTACATCGGGCGGATCATAGGCAATTACAAGCTCGTTTCCGTACTGGGTCAGGGTGGTACGGGCACCGTCTATCTAGGAGAACGCGCCGATCGTCAATACTCTGCGCAAGTAGCGGTCAAAATCGTCGACAGCGCCACCATAGGCGATTTAGGCATGCGTTTCAGAGCTGAACGCCAGATCCTGGCCAGCCTCAATCATGCCAATATCTCCAGACTGCTCGACGCCGGCGAAACGCCGGAGGGCCAACCCTACCTGGTCATGGAATATGTCCATGGGGAGCCGGTCGATCGCTATTGCGACACCCGGCAGCAGGATCTGCGTGGGCGTCTGAAGCTGTTTCTGGAAATCTGCGGCGCCGTCCAGTATGCCCATCAAAATCTGATCGTCCATCGTGACTTGAAGCCCGCGAATATACTGGTGACTCCCGAAGGTTCACCCAAGCTGCTGGATTTCGGTATCGCCAAGCTTCTGGATGCCGGTGACGCACCGACAGTGCTTGCACTGACACGCATGAACGACCGGCTGCTGACGCCGGAATACGCCAGTCCCGAACAGATACTGGGCCGCAACGTGACGACGGCCAGCGATGTCTATGCCCTTGGTGTGGTGCTGTACGAGTTGCTGACCGGATTGCGGCCCTACATCGTTCCGGCGTCTGCCAGTCAACTCGAACTGGAGCGCACGATCTGCATCGCCGATCCGACGCGCCCCAGCGCCATGATAGGGCGCGCCATCGATCATCCAGCGGGCGACAAACCGGTGGACATCCGCGCAATTGCGGCAGCACGCGGTACGACACCTGAGAAGCTGCAGAAGCGGCTGCAAGGCGATCTCGATGCCATCGCTCTGCGCGCCTTGCGCAAGGAGCCTCAGCATCGCTACAGCTCGGTCGAGCAGCTTGCCGCTGACGTACGACGCTATCTCTTGCGCGAACCGGTGTCCGCGCGCCAAGGCAACTGGCTGTACTACTCACAGCGTTTTGTACGCAGGCACACCTACGGTGTTGCTGCCGGCACCCTCTTTGTGGCGCTGATCATCAGCTTCGCGGTGGCAATGTCGGTCCAGACTCGGCGTATCGCCGCTGAACGGGACCGGGCGGAACTCGAAAGCGAACGAGCAGAAAAAGTTTCGGACTTTATGTTGACCGTGTTCTCTGCTGCCGATCCGTTCACGCACGAAGGACGCGAGATCACCGCTCGTGAGCTGCTCGAACGCTCAGGACAGCAGGTCCGGGAGGACCTCGGCCAGCATCCGGAAGTGCGTGCCAGGCTGCTGGAATCGATCGGGCGCGCGTATCGCCGGCGCGGCGACACCGACAAGGCAATCAGCTTTCTCGAAGACGCAGTGCATATCCGCAAGCAGATGACCGATAACGACGGCTCGGCGATCATCGCTGCCATGGCCGAACTCGCCGTCGCCTTGCGCCAGGTCGGGGATGTGGAAGGCTCGGACAAGATACTTCGCGACGCGCTGCAGCAAGCGCGTTCCGAAGGATTGGAGCGCACACCGAGCTATGCCAAGCTCCTGGTCAATCGTGGCCGTCTCGAACTTGACGCAAGCAACCTCCCGGCGGCACGCCGGTACTTCGAGGAAAGCCTCGATCTGTATCGCGAAGTCCTTGGGCCGCGCGACATGGAAGTGGCTGTGGTGCTGCTGGAATTGTCACGTCTCTATCAATGGAGCGAGGATCTGCAATCCGCCGAACGGGCCGCACGCGATGCCGTCGCGATTTTTAGTGTGACGGTCGCACCCTTGCATCCGGATCGGGTATTGGCCAAAGCCCGCCTAGGTGAAGTGCTGTATCTGCAAGGGCGCATCAACGATGCCTCAGCTCTGTTTGTTGATTCCCTTAAAGACCAGATCACGCTGTTCGGAGAGAACAGCCGCCCTGTGGCGGACGTACGTGACTCCTTGTCCCGTATCCTCCGCGCGCAGGGACGGATCGAAGAGGCCGAAAAATACGCCCATGCAGCACTCGACTCGAGTATCGCGGCAATGGGCACAGAGCACACGGACACCGCCTATTATCGCACCGCCCTTGCCGCACTGCTGACTCAGCTCGGCGACTACACGCAGGCGGAAACGCAATTACGAGCAGCACTCGACACCTTCTCGAAGCTGCTTCCGCCGGACCATCAGTACGTAGCCTCCGCAGAACACCTGCTGGGCGAAGTCCTGCTCATGACCCATCGTCTGACCGATGCGGAAGCCATGTTCACGGCGTCCATGAATCGATGGAAACGCACCGAAGCACCCGCATGGCGCTCGGCGCGTGCGGCCAACGGCCTGGGTGAAGTATTATATCGGCAAGGACGTATCATCGAGGCAGAGCGCTATCTCACCGAGAGTTATAGCGTTCTTGCGATCGACGAAAACGCCGACCGCGACGCGCGTACCGTGGCCCGCGAACGAATGACGCGGTTCTATACGGATCGCGGCCAGCGCGAGAAGCTCCAGGAATT
- a CDS encoding ECF-type sigma factor → MFLSNTIAAAIAPPDPQAVTRLLSAWQAGDSRALERLTPLIYEELRNRARRYMRRERPNHTLQATAVVHEAFVKLVEMDVPWQDRAHFFAVAARQMRRILVDHAKMRCRDKRGGATTDSLDEFEFDIAPATAGNIDILEIDEALIRLSEQSERLAKMMELHYFGGLTYQELSETLKVSEATVDREIRLAKAWMLREMRPPRRESEA, encoded by the coding sequence ATCTTTCTGAGCAACACGATTGCAGCTGCCATCGCACCGCCGGATCCTCAGGCCGTCACCCGGCTGCTATCCGCCTGGCAAGCAGGCGACAGTCGGGCTCTGGAACGGCTGACGCCGCTCATATATGAAGAGTTGCGCAATCGGGCACGCCGTTATATGCGACGAGAGCGCCCAAACCATACTCTTCAAGCCACCGCAGTGGTTCACGAAGCCTTCGTCAAGCTGGTGGAAATGGACGTGCCCTGGCAGGATCGAGCCCATTTCTTCGCCGTGGCTGCCCGCCAGATGCGGCGCATACTGGTCGATCATGCCAAGATGCGCTGTCGCGACAAACGCGGGGGCGCTACGACAGACTCGCTGGACGAGTTCGAATTCGATATTGCCCCCGCAACCGCAGGTAACATCGACATCCTGGAGATCGACGAAGCGCTGATCCGGCTATCCGAACAGAGTGAGCGCCTGGCCAAAATGATGGAGCTGCATTACTTCGGCGGCCTCACCTACCAGGAGCTATCGGAAACCCTGAAGGTGTCCGAAGCCACCGTCGATCGGGAGATCCGCCTGGCAAAAGCCTGGATGCTGCGAGAGATGCGTCCGCCTCGCCGCGAATCCGAAGCTTGA
- a CDS encoding phosphoenolpyruvate carboxylase, giving the protein MSRADIIFPPKDAELREDVHILGMLVGEMIQEQGGEALFQAVEQDRQAAIARRDGDAEGALELSVRTRDVPTTEAGELVRAFSTWFEMVNMAEKVHRIRRRRQYLNEGIVQPGGIQAAIMRLKESGLDLAGLRQLLLELWIEPVFAAHPTESTRRTILRKQQRIALLLLRRLGLSHTAALGETRRLLERIRAEITSGWQTADNSRERLTVADEREHVLFFIAEVLYEIVPAFYEELEAAIKEAYGEQSGDFEVPEILRFGSWVGGDMDGNPNVNAKTIRETIARHQQIIVNRYFLECQSLAEALSQSETRIGISDALRARIDHYRVLLPGTANLAPARRDRMPYRLFLAQVLERLRATYDGRANHYESAADFLADLALIAQSLEANKGLHAGLFQVRRLIRRVRTFGFHLATLDIRQSAHVHRGVIEHGLADPQWSAYTCEQRTRQLCEALERDVGPSRTLDPRGRRSVWVLETVAHILHRYGADAIGPYVVSHARDVDDILSVLLLARWADTADRHSGDLPVDIAPMFESGAALEACGEIMGRLFREPVYRRHLLGRGNRQYVMIGYSASNKESGIIMSRWRLRQAQEALFAAADGAGIDLTLFHDQGDAIDRGGGRTEILVRGGPDGARRGRLRITEQGELINEKYGLHPIALRVFEQAFNALSLSRGGIMPPERVDPRWREAMDALGTLSAQAYRSLIYDSAGFPEFFRQLTPIDVIEHMQIGSRTGWRPRVPGQPAGIAELRSSAWWHAWSQCRYMLPAWFGAGSALAQVMQAQGLSVLREMYEQWFFFTNLIDDIERSLARADLEIAAVYEGLVDIELRRFTAVLRAEYEKSREQVLRLRGTARLLDGEPTVQRSIMLRNPYIDPMHLVQVDLLRRWRAGERKDHELRGVLLATVSGISQGLQGA; this is encoded by the coding sequence ATGTCACGCGCCGATATTATTTTTCCTCCCAAGGATGCCGAGTTGCGCGAGGACGTCCATATCCTCGGGATGCTCGTCGGAGAGATGATTCAGGAGCAGGGCGGAGAGGCCTTGTTCCAGGCGGTGGAGCAGGATCGCCAGGCGGCGATCGCGCGCCGGGACGGGGATGCGGAGGGGGCGCTGGAACTCAGCGTACGTACTCGCGATGTGCCGACGACCGAGGCTGGAGAACTGGTGCGCGCATTCTCCACTTGGTTCGAAATGGTCAATATGGCCGAGAAGGTGCACCGCATTCGCCGCCGCCGGCAGTATCTGAACGAGGGAATCGTTCAGCCCGGCGGTATCCAGGCAGCGATCATGCGACTCAAAGAATCGGGGCTCGATCTGGCCGGATTACGCCAGTTGTTACTGGAGCTGTGGATCGAACCGGTGTTCGCCGCGCATCCGACCGAGTCCACCCGGCGCACGATCCTGCGCAAGCAGCAGCGGATCGCGCTATTGCTGTTGAGGCGTCTGGGGCTGTCGCACACTGCGGCGCTGGGCGAGACCCGAAGATTGCTGGAGCGCATACGCGCTGAAATCACCTCCGGCTGGCAGACCGCGGACAACTCCCGCGAGCGGCTTACGGTTGCCGATGAGCGCGAGCACGTGCTGTTTTTCATTGCCGAGGTGCTTTACGAGATCGTGCCGGCCTTCTACGAGGAGCTCGAGGCGGCGATCAAGGAGGCCTATGGGGAGCAGAGCGGCGATTTTGAGGTGCCGGAGATACTGCGGTTCGGGTCATGGGTCGGCGGTGACATGGACGGCAATCCCAATGTCAACGCCAAGACGATACGAGAGACGATCGCACGGCATCAGCAGATCATCGTCAATCGATACTTCCTGGAATGTCAAAGCCTGGCCGAAGCGTTGTCGCAAAGCGAAACACGCATCGGCATTTCCGACGCCTTGCGGGCGCGGATCGATCATTATCGGGTGTTGTTGCCGGGTACCGCGAATCTGGCCCCTGCGCGCCGCGATCGCATGCCTTATCGCCTGTTCCTGGCCCAGGTGCTGGAGCGGCTGCGCGCAACCTACGACGGCCGAGCGAACCATTACGAATCGGCTGCGGATTTCCTGGCAGACCTGGCGCTGATCGCACAGAGCCTGGAAGCCAACAAGGGTCTGCATGCAGGATTGTTCCAGGTGCGCCGCCTGATCCGCCGGGTGCGCACCTTCGGTTTTCATCTTGCTACGCTCGATATTCGTCAGAGCGCTCATGTGCATCGTGGCGTCATCGAGCATGGTTTGGCCGATCCGCAATGGTCGGCATATACCTGCGAGCAGCGCACCCGGCAACTGTGCGAGGCGCTGGAGCGTGATGTCGGCCCGAGCCGAACGCTGGATCCCCGCGGCAGGCGAAGCGTGTGGGTACTGGAGACGGTGGCGCACATCCTGCATCGCTATGGTGCCGATGCGATCGGTCCGTACGTGGTCAGTCATGCACGTGATGTTGACGATATTCTGTCGGTACTGTTGCTGGCGCGCTGGGCCGATACGGCTGACCGGCATTCGGGCGATCTGCCGGTGGATATCGCACCCATGTTCGAGTCCGGCGCAGCTCTGGAAGCCTGTGGGGAGATCATGGGCAGACTTTTCAGGGAGCCGGTCTATCGGCGGCATCTGCTGGGCCGGGGCAATCGACAGTATGTGATGATCGGCTATTCGGCGAGCAACAAGGAAAGTGGGATCATCATGTCGCGCTGGCGCCTGCGCCAGGCCCAGGAAGCCCTGTTCGCAGCTGCCGATGGCGCGGGCATCGACTTGACGTTGTTCCATGACCAGGGCGACGCCATCGACCGTGGCGGCGGACGCACGGAAATACTGGTGCGCGGCGGTCCCGATGGCGCCAGGCGTGGGCGATTGCGCATCACCGAGCAGGGCGAGCTGATCAATGAAAAGTACGGTCTGCATCCCATTGCGCTGCGAGTGTTCGAACAAGCCTTCAATGCTCTGTCACTGTCCCGGGGCGGCATCATGCCGCCGGAACGAGTCGATCCGCGCTGGCGCGAGGCAATGGATGCGCTGGGAACGCTAAGCGCCCAGGCATATCGCTCGCTCATCTATGATTCGGCGGGCTTCCCCGAGTTCTTTCGCCAGCTGACACCCATCGATGTCATCGAACATATGCAGATCGGTTCGCGCACGGGCTGGCGCCCCAGGGTACCGGGTCAGCCGGCCGGGATCGCTGAACTGCGCTCGAGCGCCTGGTGGCACGCATGGTCGCAATGTCGCTACATGCTTCCGGCCTGGTTCGGTGCGGGCAGCGCTTTGGCTCAGGTCATGCAGGCGCAGGGACTGTCAGTGCTGCGTGAGATGTACGAGCAGTGGTTCTTTTTCACGAATCTCATCGACGATATCGAGCGTTCTCTGGCGCGGGCGGATCTGGAGATTGCAGCGGTTTACGAGGGATTGGTCGATATCGAGTTGCGGCGCTTCACTGCCGTGCTGCGTGCCGAGTATGAGAAATCCCGGGAGCAGGTACTGCGGTTGCGCGGCACCGCCCGGCTCCTGGACGGGGAGCCGACCGTGCAGCGGTCGATCATGCTGCGCAATCCGTATATCGACCCCATGCATCTGGTGCAGGTGGATTTGCTGCGCCGCTGGCGTGCCGGCGAGCGGAAGGATCATGAGCTGCGAGGGGTGCTGCTGGCCACGGTAAGCGGCATCAGCCAGGGTCTACAGGGTGCCTGA
- the folD gene encoding bifunctional methylenetetrahydrofolate dehydrogenase/methenyltetrahydrofolate cyclohydrolase FolD: protein MTATIIDGRATAQRLHARITARVAELAVSHSLVPGLAVILVGEDPASQVYVGNKTRQAQAAGIRHFDHRLPIGATTQELIDLVKALNAREDVHGILVQLPLPPGVDDSAVLAAIDPSKDADGFHAINVGRLSLGEPATVPCTPLGCLSLIRQVIPVMSGKRALVIGRSNIVGKPMAQLLLQNDCTVTIAHSRTRDLPQLCAESDILVAAIGRPRAIAGAWIRPGAVVIDVGINRIDDGSGKSRLVGDVDYDSAVLRAGAITPVPGGVGPMTIACLLLNTLNAAQRIRFGPTAEQLAP from the coding sequence ATGACTGCCACGATCATCGACGGCCGCGCCACAGCGCAGCGTCTGCATGCACGTATTACCGCTCGTGTTGCCGAACTCGCAGTCAGCCACTCACTGGTGCCCGGACTGGCGGTCATCCTGGTAGGCGAGGATCCTGCCAGCCAGGTCTATGTCGGCAATAAGACACGCCAGGCGCAGGCTGCCGGCATTCGCCACTTCGATCATCGTCTACCCATCGGCGCCACGACACAGGAACTCATCGATCTGGTGAAAGCATTGAATGCGCGCGAGGATGTGCACGGTATCCTGGTACAGCTGCCGCTTCCCCCGGGAGTCGACGACTCGGCGGTCCTTGCAGCAATCGATCCATCCAAGGATGCCGATGGTTTTCATGCCATCAACGTCGGCCGCCTGTCGCTGGGCGAACCGGCCACCGTGCCTTGTACGCCCCTGGGCTGCCTATCGTTGATTCGCCAGGTCATACCGGTCATGTCCGGCAAGCGCGCCCTGGTCATCGGACGCTCCAACATCGTCGGCAAACCCATGGCCCAGTTGTTGCTGCAGAATGACTGTACCGTAACGATTGCGCATTCGCGCACGCGCGACCTGCCGCAACTATGCGCCGAGTCGGATATTCTGGTGGCCGCGATCGGCCGTCCGCGGGCGATCGCCGGCGCATGGATTCGGCCTGGAGCCGTCGTCATCGACGTAGGCATCAACCGCATCGACGACGGCAGCGGCAAATCTCGCCTGGTCGGCGATGTGGATTACGACAGCGCCGTGCTGCGCGCCGGCGCGATCACTCCCGTCCCGGGCGGCGTAGGCCCGATGACGATCGCCTGTCTGCTGCTGAATACCCTCAATGCGGCCCAGCGTATTCGTTTCGGCCCAACAGCCGAACAACTCGCTCCCTGA
- a CDS encoding carbohydrate kinase family protein has translation MTTRLQKKALICGSVAFDTIMVFEDRFRNHILPDKIHMLNVSFLVPRIRREFGGCAGNIAYNLHLLGDVGYPMATVGHDFGPYAQWMQERGVPGDHIRVIDDEHTAQGFVTTDLDDNQIWAFHPGAMQQAHVNQVSEASDVAIGIVAPDGREGMLQHAAQFAAQNTPFIFDPGQGLPMFNGDELKAFIAQATWLAVNDYEWQVVQQKTGWTAGDALNHVRALIVTRGAEGSVIHTADGELHVPCAKPAAIVDPTGCGDAYRAGLLHGLLHELDWETTGRIASLLGAIKIEFRGTQNHRFTPQEFERRYRENFRVDLSLATSGTHLS, from the coding sequence ATGACTACACGACTACAGAAGAAAGCCCTGATTTGCGGCTCTGTCGCCTTCGATACGATCATGGTGTTCGAGGATCGTTTCAGAAATCACATTCTGCCCGACAAGATACATATGCTGAATGTGTCGTTTCTGGTGCCCAGAATCCGGCGCGAATTCGGGGGGTGTGCCGGAAATATCGCCTACAACCTGCATCTGCTGGGCGATGTCGGCTATCCAATGGCGACCGTCGGGCACGACTTCGGTCCGTATGCGCAATGGATGCAGGAACGTGGCGTGCCTGGAGATCACATCAGGGTCATCGATGACGAACACACCGCCCAGGGCTTCGTCACGACCGATCTGGATGACAATCAGATATGGGCATTTCATCCAGGCGCGATGCAGCAGGCGCATGTCAACCAGGTTTCCGAGGCGTCCGATGTCGCAATCGGTATCGTAGCGCCGGACGGCCGTGAGGGCATGCTGCAGCATGCCGCGCAGTTCGCCGCACAGAACACGCCTTTCATTTTCGATCCTGGTCAGGGATTGCCGATGTTCAATGGTGATGAACTGAAGGCCTTCATTGCCCAGGCGACCTGGTTGGCGGTGAACGATTACGAGTGGCAGGTGGTGCAACAGAAAACCGGCTGGACGGCCGGCGATGCACTGAATCATGTGCGGGCGCTGATCGTCACGCGCGGCGCGGAAGGGTCCGTGATCCATACTGCGGATGGCGAACTGCATGTTCCGTGCGCCAAGCCGGCAGCGATCGTCGATCCGACCGGGTGCGGTGACGCCTATCGTGCAGGTCTGTTGCATGGCTTGCTGCATGAACTGGACTGGGAGACCACCGGGCGCATCGCCTCATTGCTGGGAGCGATCAAAATCGAGTTTCGCGGTACCCAAAATCATCGCTTCACGCCGCAGGAATTCGAGCGGCGGTATCGAGAGAATTTCAGAGTAGACCTGTCCCTTGCGACTTCAGGAACCCACCTATCATGA